A single region of the Penaeus vannamei isolate JL-2024 chromosome 23, ASM4276789v1, whole genome shotgun sequence genome encodes:
- the zfh2 gene encoding zinc finger homeobox protein 3 isoform X3, translated as MPGEELGEPPLKGCPPAPPHPPTEPQEAPSQTQQQDPPTMSPEDAPSTSPLAGEEGPGPLPQQGPNATSSSSSASSASPPATFNLTCMTCHTHFTSAEQYTRHHCVASGAAQDAMNESSSDVEKFDGKIVYNPDGSAYIIDSEMSDDDGVAGLELPQHEGSIVDSPRHPLSSTAAPTIPTIANAIYVTKNPAFYTALYGQTFTSLLQENKVPDVPIVHNYRVFTVGDKDSENECKDSDNKNDSSSEKTKLPLLDYSQVPIKPILMCFVCKLSFGYVKSFIAHAMGDHSVVLLDEERDLLASKNASAIIQCAGREKEPRVSFLEPVTPPGASSSSSNNCGSSSQHGDSLATLLPSGAPSGPSPSPQPAKAAHNNDDHQDLAEDDHNTPVKREMTDFYDLVRQQQQQQQQQQQQHQQQQQQRADPFAAPQHPAAVRTPDLSRKSPISALGANGRASVSPVTSMSPTSFSPLQSPVTQLTGTVIGACPEHMSGRPQGVSCDKCDLILQQSRTLGGQMAFMHSRNSCKTLKCPKCNWHYKYQETLEIHMKEKHPENESTCIYCLTNQPHPRLARGETYTCGYKPYRCEVCNYSTTTKGNLSIHMQSDKHLNNMQELQNGGMPNLDGSQALTSQQQSPSGSIYSAPKTPTPSTTPAPPQQQQKPKPMWRCDVCNYETNVARNLRIHMTSEKHTHNMMVLQQNVKHMQQLSAMQGGGGGAGGQMDPMALLQFAGNPAAAAAMMAGLGVGEKPPLPEAALADMAYNQALLIQMMSGGQLPPGGPLGPGGPMGHGPGGPVGHGGHGGHGHGGDHPGPHFDLGLNPESLEPPPEPVPPNPRHAFTCCVCSVFSTDSLEQLTLHLQLDRSKVNENEVLLVVAGNYICKLCSYKTNLKANFQLHCKTDKHLQKLQHVNHILEGGPRNEWKLKYLSNTNPMHVRCNLCEYYTNSVHKLQLHAAHQRHEVLNVLFRHLCMAEHNMHDDRRQYTCVLCNFTTRAKLQLLHHIRSMRHLQMEQLHQIQRHAEGKGGTQQDIGDIFKVEEADEDGRHTPHEETKEEGRSPDHVHACPFCHFTCELESSLQQHVDSEHGGEKKAGLRCPLCEEACPDMPSLEKHAINVHSVNSEGLQRLMLLVRLSAAAGKEAEEEDHSQQHHQQPQPPPPPPPQAEQMHPEQHLRLPGKAEESQPSGGADEERVRDAELIQGGDKGTSDEREKEAESGSRSDAAATPTPTSRATPTPGVTPTSISAASISPAADQQGMNMPSQMVEMAAALNALTAAQMQQMQFNPMMMAGLGLAGLPLQLNPLAAMNLHPPLMPMMPPHMFDPGALANMQQQTPPTSLPSNLPNDASMFLKQQQQQLLQQQQAAAAAVAAQQKRARTRITDEQLKILRAHFDINNSPTEEQINEMAKQSGLPPKVIKHWFRNTLFKERQRSKDSPYNFSIPPSTTLNLEEYEKTGEAKVMPLNPDEAREIVALNSSREEDKMTERISKEQEESAHDRAATASPLNKVPSLTQDNSRVQEKNGEGIGGSGLSAQHHQLREQQQLREQQQLREQQREREREQQQQREREREQQQPPLSQPLLPPQPQQQPLGSGPQLVSSASSSPLGLPVTSSFSSLASPQTSLSLSSLITSQLESNPMLAHKLPHTPPTVPSSGLIPPSSGVSPTPPHLSFPSAPQTPTSSGTGKRANRTRFTDYQIKVLQEFFENNAYPKDDDLEYLSKLLSLSPRVIVVWFQNARQKARKVYENQPPLDPNDEGAGRFTRTPGLNYQCKKCLLVFQRYYELIRHQKTHCFKEEDAKRSAQAQAAAAQAAAMYSDENSNHSSITESSQQSGSLDNKPSEGSFQCDKCSLVFNRFEQWREHQIVHLMNPALFLNKGADSPFTSIQQQQQSQSSQQHQLPSGAPLPIPQASPLPQPSPLLPPASPLKRKAEESEDERDGMTSNNEGQRDKRLRTTILPEQLDYLYQKYQMEANPSRKMLETIAQEVGLKKRVVQVWFQNTRARERKEVPEDSIAMYHEEAIRRYLNDVNLASDGTRREGESPLDLSKPLDLVRPLGFDSSMLDTNEHLEEHSDEENYNLDICEQEEGDMAVNSHESNPTSPASSTTSSANKVGSHQGGTNKRFRTQMSSIQVKVMKSVFQEYKTPTMAECELLGREIGLAKRVVQVWFQNARAKEKKAKLALQKMLGTEPEGPKPPEECKVCNFKYSHKYSVQDHLFTRSHIENMKSFLEKAKEESDVAGLGSTLSSMSSDGDRPPAALTPVAGLAHQLQMAQLMALGSPPAGAGAPAGEDKKGGPGGSSNSEDLSRLQLLQQMYQQMGLGGLQGAPHPLLQHAMMAGAGE; from the exons ATGCCCGGAGAGGAGCTGGGAGAGCCGCCTCTGAAGGGATGCCCCCCggcccccccacaccctcccactgAACCTCAAGAAGCCCCTAGCCAGACGCAGCAGCAAGACCCTCCGACTATGAGTCCTGAGGacgccccctctacctcccccctggCGGGCGAGGAAGGCCCAGGGCCCCTGCCGCAACAGGGCCCCAACGccacctcctcgtcgtcgtcggcgTCGTCCGCGTCGCCGCCAGCGACGTTCAACTTGACGTGCATGACGTGCCACACGCATTTCACGTCGGCGGAGCAGTACACGCGGCACCACTGCGTCGCGTCGGGCGCCGCGCAGGACGCGATGAACGAGTCGTCGAGTGACGTGGAAAAGTTCGACGGGAAGATCGTGTACAACCCCGACGGGTCGGCCTACATCATCGACTCGGAGATGAGCGACGACGACGGCGTGGCGGGGCTGGAGCTGCCGCAGCACGAGGGCTCCATCGTGGACTCCCCGCGGCACCCGCTCTCCTCCACCGccgcccccaccatccccaccatcgcGAACGCCATATACGTCACGAAGAACCCCGCCTTCTATACCGCCCTTTACGGTCAAACCTTCACCTCGCTACTCCAGGAAAACAAAGTTCCTGACGTTCCCATTGTTCACAACTACAGGGTCTTTACCGTTGGTGATAAAGACAGTGAAAATGAATGTAAagacagtgataacaaaaatgatagttcCAGTGAGAAAACAAAACTTCCATTATTAGACTACTCGCAAGTTCCAATTAAACCTATATTGATGTGTTTTGTATGTAAGTTGTCTTTTGGATATGTTAAATCTTTTATTGCCCATGCGATGGGCGACCATAGTGTAGTGCTGCTGGATGAGGAAAGGGACCTTTTGGCGTCAAAGAACGCTTCGGCCATCATCCAGTGTGCGGGCCGGGAGAAGGAGCCGCGAGTGTCGTTCCTAGAGCCAGTGACGCCCCCTGGtgctagcagcagcagcagtaacaactgCGGCAGCAGCAGCCAGCACGGGGACTCCCTGGCCACCCTGCTGCCCTCCGGGGCTCCCAGCGGCCCCTCCCCCAGCCCGCAGCCCGCCAAGGCCGCACACAACAACGACGACCACCAGGACCTCGCCGAGGACGATCATAACACACCTGTCAAACGTGAGATGACCGACTTCTATGACTTAGTccgtcagcaacaacaacagcagcagcagcaacaacagcagcatcaacagcagcaacagcaacgggCAGACCCCTTCGCTGCTCCCCAGCATCCGGCTGCTGTCCGGACGCCAGACCTGAGCCGCAAGTCGCCCATCTCCGCCCTGGGCGCCAACGGCCGCGCGTCCGTGTCGCCCGTGACCTCCATGTCGCCCACGAGCTTCTCGCCGCTGCAGTCGCCGGTGACGCAGCTCACCGGCACCGTCATCGGCGCCTGCCCCGAGCACATGAGCGGCCGCCCCCAGGGCGTCAGCTGCGACAAGTGCGACCTGATCCTGCAGCAGTCGCGGACGCTCGGTGGGCAGATGGCGTTCATGCACTCGCGCAACTCCTGCAAGACGCTCAAGTGCCCCAAGTGCAACTGGCACTACAAGTACCAGGAGACGCTGGAGATCCACATGAAGGAGAAGCACCCGGAGAACGAGTCCACCTGCATCTACTGCCTGACCAACCAGCCGCACCCTCGCCTCGCCCGCGGGGAGACCTACACCTGCGGCTACAAGCCGTACCGCTGCGAGGTGTGCAactactccaccaccaccaaggGCAACCTCTCCATCCACATGCAGAGCGACAAGCACCTCAACAACATGCAGGAGCTGCAGAACGGCGGCATGCCCAACCTGGACGGCTCGCAGGCCCTCACGTCGCAGCAGCAGAGCCCCTCCGGCAGCATCTACTCGGCGCCCAAGACGCCGACGCCCTCCACCACGCCCGCGCcgccgcagcagcagcagaagcccAAGCCCATGTGGCGCTGCGACGTGTGCAACTACGAGACCAACGTGGCGCGCAACCTCCGCATCCACATGACGAGCGAGAAGCACACGCACAACATGATGGTGCTGCAGCAGAACGTCAAGCACATGCAGCAGCTGAGCGCCATGCAGGGCGGCGGTGGCGGGGCCGGGGGCCAGATGGACCCCATGGCCCTGCTGCAGTTCGCCGGCAACCCCGCCGCGGCCGCCGCCATGATGGCCGGCCTGGGCGTGGGGGAGAAGCCGCCCCTGCCGGAGGCCGCCCTCGCCGACATGGCCTACAACCAGGCGCTGCTGATCCAGATGATGTCCGGCGGCCAGCTGCCTCCAGGCGGTCCCCTGGGCCCCGGTGGCCCTATGGGCCATGGCCCTGGCGGCCCCGTGGGCCACGGCGGCCACGGAGGACACGGACACGGCGGGGACCACCCCGGGCCGCACTTCGACCTGGGCCTGAACCCCGAGTCGCTGGAGCCGCCGCCGGAGCCCGTGCCGCCCAACCCGCGCCACGCCTTCACCTGCTGCGTGTGCTCCGTCTTCTCGACGGACTCGCTCGAGCAGCTCACGCTCCACCTTCAGCTGGACCGCTCCAAGGTCAACGAGAACGAGGTGCTGCTCGTGGTGGCCGGCAACTACATCTGCAAGCTGTGCTCGTACAAGACCAACCTCAAGGCCAACTTCCAGCTGCACTGCAAGACGGACAAGCATCTGCAGAAGCTGCAGCACGTCAACCACATCCTGGAGGGCGGCCCGCGCAACGAGTGGAAGCTCAAGTACCTGTCCAACACCAACCCCATGCACGTGCGCTGCAACCTGTGCGAGTACTACACCAACAGCGTGCACAAGCTGCAGCTGCACGCGGCGCACCAGCGGCACGAGGTCCTCAACGTGCTGTTCCGCCACCTGTGCATGGCGGAGCACAACATGCACGACGACCGCCGCCAGTACACCTGCGTGCTGTGCAACTTCACCACCCGCGCCAAGCTCCAGCTGTTGCACCATATCCGCTCCATGCGCCACCTGCAGATGGAGCAGTTGCACCAGATCCAGAGGCACGCGGAGGGCAAGGGCGGCACGCAGCAGGACATCGGAGACATCTTCAAGGTGGAGGAGGCCGACGAGGACGGACGCCACACGCCGCACG AGGAGACCAAGGAAGAGGGCCGCTCGCCCGACCACGTGCATGCCTGCCCCTTCTGCCACTTCACGTGCGAGCTGGAGTCTAGCCTGCAGCAGCACGTGGACAGTGAGCacggaggggagaagaaggccgGGCTGAGGTGCCCCCTGTGCGAGGAGGCGTGCCCCGACATGCCCTCCCTCGAGAAACATGCCATCAATGTTCACTCGGTCAACTCCGAGGGCCTCCAGAGGCTCATGCTGCTGGTCAGACTTAGCGCCGCAGCGGGCaaggaggccgaggaagaggaTCACTCGCAGCAGCACCATCAGCAgccgcagccgccgccgccgccgccgccgcaagcCGAACAGATGCATCCGGAACAGCATCTCCGTCTGCCCGGGAAGGCGGAGGAGAGCCAGCCATCAGGTGGAGCAG ATGAGGAGCGAGTCCGGGACGCGGAGCTCATCCAGGGGGGAGACAAGGGGActtcagatgagagagagaaagaggcagagtcaGGCAGCAGGAGCGACGCCGcggccacgcccacgcccacctctcGTGCCACGCCCACACCTGGTGTCACGCCCACCTCCATCTCTGCCGCCTCCATCTCCCCCGCCGCTGACCAGCAGGGTATGAACATGCCGTCGCAGATGGTCGAGATGGCCGCGGCGCTCAATGCCCTGACGGCGGCGCAGATGCAACAGATGCAGTTCAACCCCATGATGATGGCGGGGCTCGGGCTGGCGGGGCTGCCCCTCCAGCTCAACCCCCTGGCGGCCATGAACCTCCATCCGCCCCTCATGCCCATGATGCCGCCCCACATGTTCGATCCGGGCGCCCTGGCCAACATGCAGCAGCAGACACCACCCACTTCGCTGCCTTCAAACCTGCCCAATGATGCATCCATGTTCctcaaacagcagcagcagcagctcttGCAGCAACAGCAAGCCGCTGCTGCCGCCGTTGCCGCACAGCAGAAGAGGGCTCGCACACGCATCACCGACGAGCAGCTGAAGATCCTGAGAGCTCACTTCGACATCAACAATTCCCCGACCGAAGAGCAGATCAACGAGATGGCCAAGCAGAGCGGACTGCCTCCCAAGGTAATTAAGCATTGGTTCCGTAACACGCTGTTCAAAGAGCGACAACGCAGTAAAGACTCGCCCTATAATTTTAGCATCCCTCCGTCCACCACACTTAACCTGGAGGAGTATGAGAAGACAGGTGAAGCCAAGGTCATGCCACTGAACCCGGACGAGGCACGGGAGATCGTGGCGCTCAACAGCTCCCGTGAGGAGGACAAGATGACCGAGCGGATCTCCAAAGAGCAGGAAGAATCCGCACACGACCGCGCCGCCACCGCATCCCCGCTCAACAAAGTTCCTAGTCTTACACAAGACAATAGCCGAGTACAAGAAAAGAACGGGGAAGGTATAGGCGGGTCTGGCCTCAGTGCCCAGCACCACCAGTTACGGGAGCAGCAACAGCTGCGAGAGCAACAGCAACTACGAGAGCAGCAGCGGGAGCGGGAGcgggaacagcagcagcagcgggagagggagagggagcagcagCAGCCACCCTTGTCACAACCCCTGTTGCCCCCGCAGCCCCAGCAGCAGCCACTAGGCAGCGGACCCCAGCTGGTGTCCTCAGCTTCCTCGTCGCCGCTGGGCCTGCCGGTGACCTCGTCGTTCAGCTCTCTGGCCTCACCGCAGACGTCACTCTCGCTCAGCTCACTCATTACCTCCCAGCTCGAGTCTAACCCCATGCTGGCTCACAAGCTGCCTCACACACCACCCACAGTTCCTAGTTCTGGCCTTATTCCTCCAAGCTCAGGTGTGAGCCCCACGCCTCCGCATTTGTCCTTCCCGTCAGCCCCCCAGACTCCCACCTCTTCCGGCACTGGCAAGCGAGCAAACCGCACCCGCTTCACTGACTACCAGATTAAGGTGCTACAGGAGTTCTTCGAGAACAACGCCTATCCCAAGGATGACGATCTGGAGTACTTGTCCAAGCTGCTCAGCCTGTCACCTCGCGTCATTGTGGTGTGGTTCCAAAACGCCCGTCAGAAGGCACGCAAGGTCTACGAGAACCAGCCACCCCTTGACCCGAATGACGAAGGTGCAGGTAGGTTCACCCGGACGCCGGGCCTAAATTACCAGTGTAAGAAGTGCTTGCTTGTCTTCCAGAGGTATTATGAGTTAATCAGACACCAGAAGACTCACTGCTTCAAGGAAGAAGACGCCAAGCGATCCGCTCAGGCGCAAGCAGCAGCGGCCCAGGCGGCAGCTATGTACAGCGATGAGAACTCTAATCACTCAAGCATCACCGAATCGTCGCAGCAGTCAGGTAGCCTCGATAACAAACCTTCGGAAGGATCTTTCCAGTGTGATAAGTGCAGTCTGGTATTTAACAGATTCGAGCAGTGGCGTGAGCACCAAATAGTTCACCTCATGAACCCTGCACTCTTCCTGAACAAAGGTGCAGACTCCCCATTCACCAGcatacagcaacagcagcagagtCAGTCATCGCAGCAGCACCAGCTCCCCTCGGGTGCTCCCCTTCCCATACCACAGGCTAGTCCCCTGCCCCAGCCCAGCCCCCTATTGCCACCGGCTTCCCCTCTGAAGCGCAAAGCCGAAGAGAGTGAGGACGAGAGGGATGGCATGACGAGCAACAACGAGGGGCAGAGGGATAAGAGACTCCGCACTACCATCCTACCAGAGCAGCTGGACTACCTCTACCAGAAGTACCAGATGGAAGCCAACCCGTCGCGGAAGATGTTAGAGACCATCGCTCAAGAAGTTGGTCTGAAGAAGAGGGTCGTCCAAGTTTGGTTCCAGAACACACGAGCACGCGAGAGAAAAG aAGTTCCGGAAGACTCGATAGCCATGTACCACGAGGAGGCAATCCGGCGGTACCTCAACGATGTCAACTTGGCATCGGACGGTACACGACGGGAAGGTGAGAGCCCGCTAGATCTCAGTAAGCCATTAGACCTGGTTCGGCCGTTAGGGTTTGATTCCTCCATGTTAGACACTAACGAGCACCTTGAGGAGCATTCAGATGAAGAGAATTACAATCTGGATATATGTGAACAAGAGGAGGGTGACATGGCGGTCAATTCTCATGAAAGTAACCCcacctctcccgcctcctccaccaccagctccGCCAACAAGGTGGGATCTCACCAGGGCGGCACCAACAAGAGGTTCCGCACACAGATGTCATCAATCCAGGTGAAGGTCATGAAAAGCGTGTTCCAGGAGTATAAAACGCCGACGATGGCGGAGTGTGAGTTGCTAGGGAGGGAGATTGGGCTAGCCAAGCGTGTGGTGCAGGTGTGGTTCCAGAATGCGCgggcaaaggaaaagaaagcaaagcTGGCTCTGCAGAAGATGCTCGGCACGGAGCCCGAGGGACCCAAACCGCCTGAGGAGTGCAAAGTGTGTAACTTTAAATACAGTCACAAGTACTCTGTTCAGGACCACTTGTTTACGCGTTCACATATCGAAAACATGAAATCGTTCCTggaaaaggcgaaggaggagagcgaCGTGGCTGGCCTGGGCTCTACTCTGAGCTCCATGTCATCCGACGGCGACCGGCCGCCCGCGGCACTCACGCCCGTGGCCGGCCTCGCTCACCAGCTGCAGATGGCTCAGCTCATGGCTCTGGGCTCGCCGCCAGCTGGTGCAGGGGCCCCTGCCGGTGAGGACAAGAAGGGCGGCCCAGGCGGCAGCAGCAACAGCGAGGACCTGAGTCGCCTGCAACTCCTGCAGCAGATGTACCAGCAGATGGGTCTCGGGGGGCTGCAAGGGGCGCCGCACCCACTCCTTCAGCACGCCATGATGGCCGGCGCCGGTGAGTAG